A single Streptomyces mirabilis DNA region contains:
- a CDS encoding phospho-sugar mutase, whose translation MQDELIARAETWLAEDPDPETREELAELIAAKDVPELTARFSGTLQFGTAGLRGELGAGPMRMNRAVVIRAAAGLAAYLKKQGETDGLVVIGYDARHKSADFARDTAAVMTGAGLRAAVLPRPLPTPVLAYAIRHLGAVAGVEVTASHNPPRDNGYKVYLGDGSQIVPPADAGIAAEIAAVSSLADVPRPDSGWETLDEGVLNAYLARTDAVLAQGSPRTARTVYTAMHGVGKDVLLAAFARAGFAEPALVAEQAEPDPDFPTVAFPNPEEPGAMDLAFAKARETGPDLIIANDPDADRCAVAVRDGADWRMLRGDEVGALLAQHLVNRGARGTFAESIVSSSLLGRIAEKAGLPYEETLTGFKWIARVDGLRYGYEEALGYCVDPDGVRDKDGITAALLITELASELKEESRTLLDLLDDIAVEHGLHATDQLSVRVEDLSVIANAMGRLREQPPTELAGLPITRSEDLTKGTDTLPPTDGLRYTLDGARVIVRPSGTEPKLKCYLEVVVPVGSHAELPTAHAKAAELLAGIKRDLSAAAGI comes from the coding sequence GTGCAGGACGAACTCATCGCACGGGCCGAGACATGGCTCGCCGAGGACCCCGACCCGGAAACCCGCGAGGAACTCGCCGAGCTCATCGCCGCCAAGGACGTCCCCGAGCTCACCGCACGCTTCAGCGGCACCCTCCAGTTCGGCACCGCCGGCCTCCGGGGCGAACTCGGCGCGGGCCCGATGCGCATGAACCGCGCGGTGGTCATCCGCGCCGCCGCCGGCCTGGCCGCGTACCTCAAGAAGCAGGGCGAGACGGACGGCCTCGTCGTCATCGGCTACGACGCCCGCCACAAGTCCGCCGACTTCGCCCGCGACACCGCCGCGGTGATGACGGGCGCGGGCCTGCGGGCCGCCGTCCTCCCCCGCCCCCTGCCCACCCCCGTCCTGGCGTACGCCATACGGCACCTCGGCGCCGTGGCCGGCGTGGAGGTCACCGCCAGCCACAACCCGCCCCGCGACAACGGCTACAAGGTCTACCTGGGCGACGGTTCGCAGATCGTCCCCCCGGCGGACGCCGGGATCGCCGCCGAGATCGCCGCTGTCAGCAGCCTCGCCGACGTCCCCCGCCCGGACTCCGGCTGGGAGACCCTCGACGAGGGCGTCCTGAACGCCTACCTGGCCCGTACGGACGCCGTCCTCGCCCAGGGCTCCCCCCGCACCGCCCGCACCGTCTACACCGCGATGCACGGCGTCGGCAAGGACGTCCTGCTCGCCGCCTTCGCCCGGGCCGGCTTCGCGGAGCCCGCGCTCGTCGCCGAGCAGGCGGAGCCGGACCCCGACTTTCCCACCGTCGCCTTCCCCAACCCGGAAGAGCCCGGCGCGATGGACCTGGCCTTCGCGAAGGCCCGCGAGACCGGCCCCGACCTGATCATCGCCAACGACCCGGACGCGGACCGTTGCGCGGTGGCCGTCAGGGACGGTGCCGACTGGCGGATGCTGCGCGGCGACGAGGTCGGCGCGCTGCTCGCCCAGCACCTGGTGAACCGCGGCGCGCGCGGCACCTTCGCGGAGTCGATCGTCTCCTCCTCCCTCCTCGGCCGGATCGCCGAGAAGGCGGGCCTCCCCTACGAGGAGACCCTCACCGGCTTCAAGTGGATCGCCCGGGTGGACGGCCTGCGCTACGGCTACGAGGAGGCGCTCGGTTACTGCGTCGACCCGGACGGCGTACGCGACAAGGACGGCATCACGGCGGCCCTGCTCATCACGGAACTCGCCTCCGAGCTGAAGGAGGAGAGCCGCACCCTCCTCGATCTCCTCGACGACATCGCCGTGGAGCACGGTCTGCACGCCACCGACCAGCTCTCGGTCCGCGTGGAGGACCTGTCGGTCATCGCGAACGCGATGGGCCGACTGCGCGAGCAGCCCCCGACGGAGCTGGCGGGCCTGCCCATCACCAGGTCCGAGGACCTGACGAAGGGCACGGACACGCTTCCGCCGACCGACGGGCTGCGCTACACGCTGGACGGCGCCCGCGTCATCGTCCGCCCCAGCGGCACCGAGCCCAAGCTGAAGTGCTACCTGGAGGTCGTGGTCCCGGTCGGCTCGCACGCCGAGCTGCCCACGGCCCACGCGAAGGCCGCCGAGCTGCTCGCGGGGATCAAGCGGGACCTGTCGGCGGCGGCCGGCATCTGA
- a CDS encoding acetyl/propionyl/methylcrotonyl-CoA carboxylase subunit alpha: protein MRKVLIANRGEIAVRVARACRDAGIASVAVYAEPDRDASHVRAADEAFALGGDTPATSYLDIAKVLQAAKDSGADAIHPGYGFLSENAEFAQAVLDAGLTWIGPPPQAIRDLGDKVSARHIAQRAGAPLVAGTPDPVSGADEVVAFAEEHGLPIAIKAAFGGGGRGLKVARTLEEVPELYDSAVREAVAAFGRGECFVERYLDKPRHVETQCLADTHGNVVVVSTRDCSLQRRHQKLVEEAPAPFLSDAQVAELYSSSKAILKEAGYVGAGTVEFLVGMDGTISFLEVNTRLQVEHPVTEEVAGIDLVREMFRIADGEELGYGDPALRGHSFEFRINGEDPGRNFLPAPGTVTLFAPPSGPGVRLDAGVESGSVIGPAWDSLLAKLIVTGATREQALQRAARALEEFQVEGMATAIPFHRAVVQDPAFAPELTGSADPFTVHTRWIETEFANEIPAFTAPADTETDEEPGRETVVVEVGGKRLEVSLPSSLGMSLARTGLAAGAKPKRRAAKKSGPVASGDTLASPMQGTIVKVAVEEGQEVKEGDLVVVLEAMKMEQPLNAHRSGTIKGLSAEVGASITSGAAICEIKD from the coding sequence GTGCGCAAGGTGCTCATCGCCAACCGTGGCGAAATCGCTGTCCGCGTGGCCCGGGCGTGCCGGGATGCCGGGATCGCGAGCGTTGCCGTGTATGCGGAACCAGACAGGGACGCGTCGCATGTCCGGGCGGCGGACGAGGCGTTCGCTTTGGGCGGTGACACCCCCGCCACCAGCTACCTGGACATCGCCAAGGTCCTCCAGGCCGCCAAGGACTCCGGCGCGGACGCCATCCACCCGGGCTACGGCTTCCTGTCGGAGAACGCCGAGTTCGCCCAGGCGGTCCTGGACGCCGGCCTGACCTGGATCGGCCCGCCCCCGCAGGCCATCCGCGACCTCGGCGACAAGGTCTCCGCCCGCCACATCGCCCAGCGTGCCGGCGCCCCCCTCGTCGCGGGCACCCCCGACCCGGTGAGCGGCGCCGACGAAGTCGTCGCCTTCGCCGAAGAGCACGGACTGCCGATCGCGATCAAGGCCGCCTTCGGCGGCGGCGGACGCGGCCTGAAGGTCGCCCGCACCCTCGAAGAAGTCCCCGAGCTCTACGACTCCGCCGTCCGCGAGGCAGTGGCCGCCTTCGGCCGCGGCGAGTGCTTCGTCGAGCGCTACCTCGACAAGCCCCGCCACGTCGAGACCCAGTGCCTGGCCGACACCCACGGCAACGTCGTCGTCGTCTCCACCCGCGACTGCTCGCTGCAGCGCCGCCACCAGAAGCTGGTGGAAGAGGCCCCGGCGCCGTTCCTGTCGGACGCCCAGGTGGCGGAGCTGTACTCCTCCTCCAAGGCGATCCTCAAGGAAGCCGGCTACGTCGGCGCCGGCACCGTCGAATTCCTCGTCGGCATGGACGGCACGATCTCCTTCCTCGAGGTCAACACCCGCCTCCAGGTCGAACACCCCGTCACCGAGGAAGTCGCCGGCATCGACCTCGTCCGCGAGATGTTCCGCATCGCCGACGGCGAGGAACTCGGCTACGGCGACCCCGCCCTGCGCGGCCACTCCTTCGAGTTCCGCATCAACGGCGAAGACCCGGGACGCAACTTCCTGCCCGCCCCCGGCACGGTGACGCTGTTCGCCCCGCCGTCGGGTCCTGGCGTCCGCCTGGACGCGGGCGTCGAGTCCGGCAGTGTGATCGGCCCGGCCTGGGACTCCCTGCTCGCCAAGCTGATCGTCACCGGCGCCACCCGCGAGCAGGCGCTCCAGCGCGCCGCCCGCGCCCTCGAGGAGTTCCAGGTCGAGGGCATGGCGACCGCCATCCCGTTCCACCGCGCGGTGGTCCAGGACCCGGCCTTCGCCCCCGAACTGACGGGCTCCGCCGACCCGTTCACGGTCCACACCCGCTGGATCGAGACCGAGTTCGCCAACGAGATCCCCGCCTTCACGGCTCCCGCGGACACCGAGACCGACGAGGAGCCGGGTCGCGAGACGGTCGTCGTCGAGGTCGGCGGCAAGCGCCTGGAGGTCTCGCTGCCGTCCTCGCTGGGCATGTCGCTGGCCCGCACCGGCCTCGCCGCCGGCGCCAAGCCCAAGCGCCGCGCCGCCAAGAAGTCCGGCCCGGTCGCCTCCGGTGACACGCTCGCCTCGCCCATGCAGGGCACGATCGTCAAGGTCGCGGTCGAGGAAGGCCAGGAGGTCAAGGAGGGCGACCTCGTCGTCGTCCTGGAGGCCATGAAGATGGAACAGCCCCTCAACGCCCACCGCTCCGGCACCATCAAGGGCCTGAGCGCGGAGGTCGGCGCGTCCATCACCTCCGGCGCCGCGATCTGCGAGATCAAGGACTGA
- a CDS encoding purine-nucleoside phosphorylase — protein sequence MNASLLPDDIQGDPHAAADAAATRLRELTGAETHDVALVMGSGWAPAVDALGTPEAEFQVTELPGFPPPAVEGHGGKIRSYKIGDKRALVFLGRTHYYEGRGVAAVAHGVRTAVAAGCKTIVLTNGCGGLRADMRPGQPVLISDHINLTATSPIVGANFVDLTDLYSPRLRALCKEVDPTLEEGVYAQFTGPHYETPAEIRMARVLGADLVGMSTVLEAIAAREAGAEVLGISLVTNLAAGMTGEPLNHEEVLQAGRDSATRMGALLTQVLDRL from the coding sequence GTGAACGCATCTCTTCTTCCGGACGACATCCAGGGCGACCCCCACGCCGCCGCCGACGCCGCCGCCACCCGCCTGCGGGAGCTCACGGGCGCCGAGACCCACGACGTCGCGCTCGTGATGGGCTCCGGCTGGGCTCCGGCCGTGGACGCCCTCGGCACCCCCGAGGCCGAGTTCCAGGTCACCGAGCTGCCCGGGTTCCCCCCGCCGGCGGTCGAGGGGCACGGCGGCAAGATCCGCTCGTACAAGATCGGTGACAAGCGGGCCCTGGTCTTCCTCGGCCGCACCCACTACTACGAGGGCCGCGGAGTCGCCGCCGTCGCGCACGGCGTGCGTACCGCCGTCGCCGCGGGCTGCAAGACCATCGTGCTCACCAACGGCTGCGGTGGTCTGCGTGCGGACATGCGCCCCGGCCAGCCGGTGCTGATCAGCGACCACATCAACCTGACGGCGACGTCCCCGATCGTCGGGGCGAACTTCGTCGACCTCACCGACCTGTACTCGCCGCGGCTGCGCGCCCTCTGCAAGGAGGTCGACCCCACCCTGGAGGAGGGCGTCTACGCGCAGTTCACCGGGCCGCACTACGAGACGCCGGCCGAGATCCGGATGGCCCGTGTCCTCGGCGCGGACCTCGTCGGCATGTCGACGGTTCTCGAAGCGATCGCCGCGCGTGAGGCCGGTGCGGAGGTTCTCGGCATCTCCCTCGTCACCAACCTCGCCGCGGGTATGACGGGCGAGCCCCTCAACCACGAGGAGGTCCTCCAGGCGGGCCGCGACTCCGCAACCCGCATGGGCGCCCTCCTCACCCAGGTCCTGGACCGCCTGTAG
- a CDS encoding NAD(P)H-quinone dehydrogenase, which translates to MEYVTRIVIIGGGPGGYEAALVAAQLGAEVTVVDCDGLGGASVLTDCVPSKTLIATAEVMTTFDSSYEELGIIVADDTPPMEQAARVVGVDLGKVNRRVKRLALAQSHDITASVTRAGARVLRGRGRLEGMQALDGSRKVVVRAVDGTEETLVADAVLIATGGHPRELPDAQPDGERILNWTQVYDLDELPEELIVVGSGVTGAEFAGAYQALGSRVTLVSSRDRVLPGEDPDAAAVLEDVFRRRGMNVMARSRAESAKRVGDRVEVTLSDGRVISGSHCLMAVGAIPNSSGMGLEEAGVRVRDSGHIWTDKVSRTTAPGVYAAGDVTGVFALASVAAMQGRIAMYHFLGDAVAPLNLKTVSSNVFTDPEIATVGYTQADVDAGKIDARVVKLPLLRNPRAKMQGIRDGFVKIFCRPGTGIIVGGVVVAPRASELIHPISIAVDNNLTVEQIANAFTVYPSLSGSIAEVARQLHTRKAGDEG; encoded by the coding sequence ATGGAGTACGTGACTCGGATCGTGATCATCGGTGGCGGACCCGGCGGATATGAGGCGGCGCTGGTTGCCGCCCAGCTCGGCGCGGAGGTGACCGTCGTCGACTGCGACGGTCTGGGCGGGGCGTCGGTGCTCACCGACTGCGTGCCGTCGAAGACCCTTATCGCGACGGCCGAGGTGATGACCACCTTCGACTCGTCGTACGAGGAGCTGGGGATCATCGTCGCCGACGACACCCCACCCATGGAGCAGGCGGCCCGGGTCGTCGGTGTCGACCTCGGGAAGGTCAACCGGCGTGTGAAGCGGCTCGCGCTCGCGCAGTCGCACGACATCACGGCCTCCGTGACGCGGGCCGGCGCGCGGGTGCTGCGCGGGCGTGGACGACTGGAGGGCATGCAGGCCCTGGACGGCTCGCGCAAGGTCGTCGTACGGGCCGTGGACGGGACCGAGGAGACACTCGTCGCCGACGCGGTGCTGATCGCCACCGGCGGGCATCCGCGTGAGCTGCCCGACGCGCAGCCGGACGGTGAGCGGATCCTCAACTGGACCCAGGTCTACGACCTCGACGAGCTCCCGGAGGAGCTCATCGTCGTCGGTTCCGGCGTCACCGGTGCCGAGTTCGCCGGTGCCTACCAGGCGCTCGGGTCGCGCGTCACGCTCGTCTCCAGTCGCGACCGCGTGCTGCCGGGCGAGGACCCGGACGCCGCCGCCGTGCTGGAGGACGTGTTCCGGCGCCGTGGCATGAACGTCATGGCCCGCTCCCGCGCCGAGTCCGCCAAGCGGGTCGGCGACCGGGTCGAGGTCACGCTCTCCGACGGCCGGGTCATCAGCGGCTCGCACTGTCTGATGGCCGTCGGAGCCATCCCGAACAGCAGCGGCATGGGTCTGGAGGAGGCCGGGGTCCGGGTCAGGGACTCCGGGCACATCTGGACCGACAAGGTCTCCAGGACCACCGCCCCGGGCGTGTACGCCGCCGGTGACGTGACCGGCGTCTTCGCCCTCGCCTCCGTCGCGGCGATGCAGGGACGTATCGCCATGTACCACTTCCTGGGCGACGCGGTCGCTCCGCTGAACCTGAAGACGGTCTCGTCCAACGTCTTCACCGACCCCGAGATCGCCACCGTCGGCTACACGCAGGCCGACGTGGACGCGGGCAAGATCGACGCCCGGGTCGTCAAGCTGCCGCTGCTGCGCAACCCGCGCGCCAAGATGCAGGGCATCAGGGACGGCTTCGTCAAGATCTTCTGCCGCCCCGGCACCGGGATCATCGTCGGTGGCGTGGTCGTCGCGCCACGTGCCTCGGAACTGATCCATCCCATCTCGATCGCGGTCGACAACAATCTGACGGTCGAACAGATCGCGAACGCGTTCACCGTGTACCCCTCCCTTTCGGGCTCGATCGCCGAGGTCGCACGGCAGTTGCACACCCGCAAGGCGGGCGACGAAGGCTGA
- a CDS encoding gamma-glutamylcyclotransferase: MSLYAAYAGNLDPRLMTRRAPHSPLRATGWLNGWRLTFGGEHMGWEGALVTLVEAPRSQVFVALYDIAPLDEDSMDRWEGVGLDIYRRMRVRVHTLEGEEPAWVYVLNGYEGGLPSARYLGEIADAAESAGAPHDYVMELRKRPC; this comes from the coding sequence ATGTCGCTCTACGCCGCGTACGCCGGCAATCTCGACCCGCGGCTCATGACGCGCCGCGCCCCGCACTCGCCGCTGCGCGCCACGGGCTGGCTGAACGGCTGGCGGCTGACGTTCGGGGGCGAGCACATGGGCTGGGAAGGCGCGCTGGTGACCCTCGTCGAGGCCCCCCGCTCGCAGGTCTTCGTGGCGCTGTACGACATCGCCCCCCTGGACGAGGACTCCATGGACCGCTGGGAGGGCGTGGGCCTCGACATATATCGCCGGATGCGCGTACGGGTGCACACGCTGGAGGGCGAGGAACCCGCGTGGGTGTACGTACTGAACGGGTACGAGGGCGGACTCCCCTCCGCGCGCTACCTCGGTGAGATCGCCGACGCGGCGGAGTCGGCGGGCGCGCCCCACGACTATGTGATGGAGCTGCGCAAGCGTCCCTGCTGA
- a CDS encoding AI-2E family transporter: MRYVVLGSRPARGAGAVARARTAGTAIRRAAERDAVPVNQGLRVAAAYAWRLLVLGVAVYAAFKIVGRLQLVAVALFLALVVTSVLRPLADLLARRMPRPLAVVVSVMGSLALILGLLALVGSLVAGESDQLGQEFAGGIGRIQRWLEGPPFRVRHTVLSNLQGKVTTYVKEHRSTLISSALSGAGRAVEVLTGAVLALFCSLFFIHSGDRFWHWFQGLLPESARDPWGRAGRVAWRTFAGYTRGIIIVAATNAVLVGIALFALRVPLALPLTLLEFFAAFIPLVGSPIALGVATVVALASRGPVIALVVLALIVVVGQIEGHVLHPLVLSWAVRLHPVVVALSVISGGILAGVIGAVVAVPMVSVAWSVISEMRARPEPAHPGRSPG; this comes from the coding sequence ATGCGGTACGTCGTCCTGGGGAGCCGGCCCGCCCGCGGAGCGGGGGCGGTGGCACGGGCCCGTACGGCGGGGACGGCGATCCGGCGTGCCGCGGAGCGCGACGCGGTGCCGGTGAACCAGGGGCTGCGGGTGGCCGCGGCGTACGCATGGCGGCTGCTGGTGCTCGGGGTGGCCGTGTACGCGGCTTTCAAGATTGTGGGCCGGTTGCAGCTCGTCGCCGTGGCGCTGTTCCTCGCACTGGTGGTCACCTCGGTGCTGCGTCCCCTGGCCGATCTGCTGGCGCGGCGCATGCCCCGGCCCCTGGCCGTCGTGGTGAGCGTGATGGGCAGCCTGGCGCTGATACTCGGGCTGCTGGCGCTGGTCGGCAGCCTGGTCGCGGGCGAGTCGGACCAGTTGGGGCAGGAGTTCGCCGGGGGTATCGGGCGGATCCAGCGGTGGCTGGAGGGCCCTCCCTTCCGTGTCCGCCACACCGTGCTGTCGAACCTTCAGGGCAAGGTGACGACGTACGTCAAGGAGCACCGCTCCACACTGATCAGCAGTGCGCTCAGCGGTGCCGGGCGGGCGGTGGAGGTGCTGACCGGAGCGGTGCTCGCGCTGTTCTGCTCGCTGTTCTTCATCCACTCCGGGGACAGGTTCTGGCACTGGTTCCAGGGCCTGCTGCCCGAGAGCGCCCGGGATCCCTGGGGCCGCGCGGGACGGGTCGCGTGGCGGACGTTCGCCGGGTACACCCGCGGCATCATCATCGTGGCCGCCACCAACGCCGTACTGGTCGGGATCGCCCTGTTCGCGCTGCGCGTGCCGCTGGCCCTGCCGCTGACCCTGCTGGAGTTCTTCGCCGCGTTCATCCCGCTGGTGGGCTCGCCCATCGCGCTGGGCGTGGCCACGGTCGTCGCGCTGGCCTCACGGGGGCCGGTCATCGCGCTCGTGGTGCTCGCCCTGATCGTGGTCGTCGGCCAGATCGAGGGCCATGTCCTGCACCCGCTCGTGCTGAGCTGGGCGGTCCGGCTGCACCCGGTGGTCGTGGCCCTGTCCGTCATCTCGGGCGGCATCCTGGCCGGTGTGATCGGCGCGGTCGTGGCCGTCCCGATGGTGTCGGTGGCCTGGTCCGTGATCAGCGAGATGCGGGCCCGGCCCGAGCCGGCCCATCCCGGCCGCTCACCCGGCTGA
- a CDS encoding DeoR/GlpR family DNA-binding transcription regulator, with amino-acid sequence MFAAERRQLILEMVRANGAVSLRELARVVQTSEVTVRRDVRALEAEGLLDRRHGGAVLPGGFTRESGFPQKSHLATAEKTAIADLAAGLVEEGEAIVVGAGTTTQELARRLARVPGLTVVTNSLLVAQALAHANRVEVVMTGGTLRGSNYALVGSGAEQSLQGLRVSRAFLSGSGLTAERGLSTSNMLSASVDRALVQAAGEVVVLADHTKLGTDTMFQTVPTDLITRLVTDEPPAHDDRAVTELQALADQGVQIAVAGQAGGGAGGDTVPTGRQPRRDMPLPGPRRGQVPGAGPQLRSATVLGEQSPGERARVADLRRR; translated from the coding sequence GTGTTCGCTGCAGAACGTCGCCAATTGATCCTCGAAATGGTGCGAGCGAACGGGGCCGTGTCGCTCCGTGAGCTCGCCCGCGTCGTCCAGACCTCCGAAGTGACCGTACGGCGGGACGTGCGCGCACTGGAGGCAGAAGGACTCCTCGACCGCCGGCATGGCGGTGCGGTATTGCCGGGCGGGTTCACGCGGGAGTCCGGCTTTCCGCAGAAATCGCATCTCGCGACCGCCGAGAAGACGGCCATCGCCGATCTCGCCGCGGGTCTCGTCGAAGAGGGCGAGGCCATCGTGGTGGGCGCGGGCACCACGACGCAGGAGCTGGCACGCCGGCTCGCGCGGGTCCCCGGGCTGACCGTCGTCACCAACTCCCTGCTGGTGGCGCAGGCGTTGGCCCATGCCAACCGCGTCGAGGTCGTGATGACCGGCGGCACCCTGCGCGGTTCCAACTACGCCCTGGTCGGCAGCGGTGCCGAGCAGTCCCTCCAGGGGCTGCGGGTCTCGCGGGCCTTCCTCTCCGGTAGTGGGCTCACCGCCGAGCGTGGCCTGTCCACCTCCAACATGCTGTCGGCGTCCGTCGACCGCGCGCTGGTGCAGGCCGCCGGGGAGGTCGTCGTCCTCGCCGACCACACCAAGCTCGGCACCGACACCATGTTCCAGACGGTGCCGACCGATCTGATCACCCGCCTGGTCACGGACGAGCCGCCCGCGCACGACGACCGCGCGGTCACCGAACTGCAGGCCCTGGCTGACCAGGGCGTACAGATCGCGGTGGCCGGGCAGGCGGGCGGCGGTGCGGGAGGGGATACGGTCCCGACGGGGCGCCAGCCGCGCCGCGACATGCCCCTCCCCGGTCCGCGCCGCGGCCAGGTGCCGGGCGCGGGACCGCAGTTGCGCAGCGCCACCGTCCTGGGCGAGCAGTCCCCGGGAGAGCGGGCGCGAGTGGCGGATTTGCGCCGCCGCTGA
- the mmpB gene encoding morphogenic membrane protein MmpB: MLWSDPENEPPKELRDMQEMLRRLGLLMALAMLLAMIVLGVM; the protein is encoded by the coding sequence ATGCTGTGGTCCGACCCGGAGAACGAGCCGCCCAAGGAACTTCGCGACATGCAGGAGATGTTGCGGCGGCTCGGCCTTCTCATGGCGTTGGCCATGCTGCTCGCGATGATCGTCCTCGGCGTGATGTGA
- a CDS encoding Maf family protein encodes MTDQPRRRLVLASQSPARLGLLRQAGLDPEVIVSGVDEDAVSAPTPAELALALAEAKASVVAARTEVQGALVIGCDSVLDLDGEALGKPADAEEATARWKAMRGRAGTLQTGHCVYDTTAKRYASAIASTVVRFGEPTDAEIAAYVASGEPLHVAGAFTLDGRSAPFIEGIDGDHGNVIGISLPLVRRLLAELGVGITELWAPREK; translated from the coding sequence ATGACTGATCAGCCGCGCCGCCGCCTCGTGCTCGCCTCGCAGTCCCCCGCCCGGCTCGGCCTGCTGCGCCAGGCCGGACTCGACCCCGAGGTCATCGTGAGCGGCGTCGACGAGGACGCTGTCTCCGCCCCGACCCCCGCCGAACTCGCACTCGCCCTGGCCGAGGCCAAGGCCTCCGTCGTGGCCGCCCGGACCGAGGTCCAGGGCGCCCTGGTGATCGGCTGCGACTCGGTCCTCGACCTGGACGGCGAGGCGCTGGGCAAGCCCGCGGACGCCGAGGAGGCCACCGCACGCTGGAAGGCGATGCGCGGCCGGGCCGGCACCCTCCAGACGGGGCACTGCGTCTACGACACGACGGCCAAGCGCTACGCGTCGGCGATCGCGTCCACGGTGGTCCGCTTCGGCGAGCCGACCGATGCCGAGATCGCCGCCTACGTCGCCTCGGGCGAGCCGCTCCACGTCGCCGGGGCCTTCACGCTCGACGGCCGCTCGGCCCCCTTCATCGAGGGCATCGACGGAGACCACGGCAACGTCATCGGCATCTCCCTGCCGCTGGTGCGCCGCCTGCTGGCCGAACTGGGCGTGGGCATCACGGAGTTGTGGGCCCCGCGGGAGAAGTGA
- a CDS encoding SGNH/GDSL hydrolase family protein, whose translation MFTTAWTASPQLPAVGFTPNWSQEGFWRQSLRQVVRIGAGGGRVRIRLSNAYGTSPLRIAGATVARAGAGAGLEPGSLRRLTFEGAGGVEIPARGQVASDPAELVVEALESVTVTLYLDAVTGPATFHAQAFATSHRGEGDRLDDLDGDGFGETSESWYFLSAVEVDAGRRDGVVLFGDSIVDGFGSTPGANRRWSDALAERTGRPVLGAGIGGNLLLNDSAWYGEKGVRRFGRDVLEQAGVEAVVVLLGLNDIGFSETDEQPTYKPAPVLASDELIDGYRELIRQARGRGLRAIGATLLPFGGSDHWGERAAKVSREVNGWILGAGEWDAVVDLNEVLADPGDPDRLRGVYDFGDHLHPNDAGYGVMAEAAAGCF comes from the coding sequence GTGTTCACCACCGCCTGGACCGCATCGCCCCAGCTCCCCGCCGTGGGCTTCACCCCCAACTGGTCCCAGGAGGGTTTCTGGCGTCAGTCCCTGCGCCAGGTCGTCCGCATCGGGGCGGGTGGCGGCCGGGTTCGTATACGGCTGTCGAACGCGTACGGCACCTCGCCGCTGCGGATCGCCGGGGCCACCGTGGCCCGTGCGGGCGCGGGGGCCGGTCTCGAGCCCGGCTCGCTGCGGCGGCTCACCTTCGAGGGGGCCGGGGGCGTCGAGATCCCGGCGCGCGGACAGGTCGCCAGTGACCCCGCCGAACTCGTGGTGGAGGCCCTGGAGTCCGTGACCGTCACCCTGTACCTCGACGCCGTCACCGGGCCCGCGACCTTCCATGCCCAGGCCTTCGCGACGAGCCACCGGGGCGAAGGGGACCGCCTCGACGACCTCGACGGCGACGGATTCGGCGAGACGAGCGAGTCCTGGTACTTCCTGTCGGCCGTCGAGGTCGACGCGGGCCGTCGGGACGGTGTCGTGCTCTTCGGGGACTCCATCGTGGACGGGTTCGGCTCGACGCCGGGCGCGAACCGCCGCTGGTCGGACGCGCTCGCCGAGCGCACGGGGCGGCCCGTTCTGGGCGCGGGCATCGGCGGGAACCTGTTGCTGAACGACTCCGCCTGGTACGGGGAGAAGGGCGTCCGGCGGTTCGGGCGGGACGTTCTCGAACAGGCCGGGGTCGAGGCGGTCGTCGTGCTGCTGGGGCTCAACGACATCGGGTTCAGCGAGACGGACGAACAGCCGACGTACAAGCCCGCACCGGTGCTGGCGTCCGATGAACTCATCGACGGGTACCGGGAGTTGATACGACAGGCGCGTGGGCGGGGGCTGCGGGCGATCGGGGCGACGCTGCTGCCCTTCGGGGGGTCCGATCACTGGGGTGAGCGGGCGGCGAAGGTGAGCCGTGAGGTGAACGGGTGGATTCTCGGGGCGGGGGAGTGGGACGCGGTGGTGGATCTCAACGAGGTGTTGGCCGATCCGGGCGATCCGGATCGGCTACGGGGTGTGTACGACTTCGGCGATCACCTGCATCCCAATGACGCCGGGTACGGGGTGATGGCCGAGGCGGCGGCGGGGTGCTTCTAG